TTTCATTACTATGTAAACTATCAAATATTACTAATGAGCTAAATTATACTATGCACGAAAATTATAGTGTCAACCCTATTGCCCCAAGACAAATTTTAACTTCGTTACGATATAAATTTTAATTATGAAACAAGCAACCATCAGAAACCTACACCGTGATTTGGGGTATTTCTATATTGGATTAATTATTTCTTTCGCTTTTTCTGGAATATTAATGAACCACAGAGAAATGTGGCATCCCGAAAAATATACTATTGAAACGCAGTCAATTGATGTAAAATTGCCTGAAGAAAATCAAATTAATGATGAATATGCCGAAAACTTTGCTAAAGAATTAGGCATCAAAGATAAGTTTCGTCGTCAAATGGTAAAGAAAGGAAGCTTTAAAATTTCTTTCGAAAAACATGATGTAGAAATTGACATGAAAACAGGTAAAGGTGAAATTGTTTCATTCAATAAAACACCTATTATCAGCCAAGCAATGAAGTTACACAAAAACACTTCAAACTGGTGGATATATTATTCGGATATTTTTGGAATTTCGTTAATTATCATTGCCGTCACTGGAGCATTGATGATTAAAGTTGGTAATAAAACTTTTTCTAAAAGAGGTTGGAAACTGGCAGCAGCTGGTTTACTTGTACCGCTTTTAATACTTTTGTTTGTTTAAAAATTGGTTAACTAAAAAGCTCCGCAATTGCGGAGCTTTTTTTATATAGAATAATTTTTAAATAAATAAATCCAAATCATACGCGATAATCGAATGTTAAAAAACATCAATGATATTATTACAACTGCAATGATTGGAAAAATTCTAATAT
The window above is part of the Flavobacterium sp. PMTSA4 genome. Proteins encoded here:
- a CDS encoding PepSY-associated TM helix domain-containing protein, with the translated sequence MKQATIRNLHRDLGYFYIGLIISFAFSGILMNHREMWHPEKYTIETQSIDVKLPEENQINDEYAENFAKELGIKDKFRRQMVKKGSFKISFEKHDVEIDMKTGKGEIVSFNKTPIISQAMKLHKNTSNWWIYYSDIFGISLIIIAVTGALMIKVGNKTFSKRGWKLAAAGLLVPLLILLFV